One Vigna unguiculata cultivar IT97K-499-35 chromosome 7, ASM411807v1, whole genome shotgun sequence genomic region harbors:
- the LOC114189762 gene encoding uncharacterized protein LOC114189762, with protein sequence MAFASFLGRVLFASVFILSAYQEFNEFGVDGGPAAKALRPKFDAFTHRVHSQVGFQLPQIDTKILIAGAIALKGLGGVLFIFGSSFGALLLLLHQHIATPIHYDFYNYESEDKEFTQLFIKFTQNMALFGALLFFIGMKNSIPRRQHKKAPKTKTY encoded by the exons ATGGCTTTCGCTTCCTTCCTTGGCAGAGTCCTCTTCGCTTCGGTCTTTATACTCTCTGCTTACCAAGA ATTTAATGAGTTTGGAGTTGATGGTGGGCCTGCAGCGAAAGCACTCAGACCAAAGTTTGATGCATTTACACATCGCGTGCATTCTCAAGTTGGCTTTCAACTCCCCCAGATTGAT ACGAAAATTTTAATTGCTGGGGCTATTGCTCTCAAGGGCCTTGGAGGAGTTCTTTTCATATTTGGCAGCTCTTTTGGAGCTCTCCTTCTG CTCCTGCATCAGCATATTGCTACTCCTATCCACTATGATTTTTACAATTATGAGAGTGAGGACAAAGAATTTACTCAACTTTTCATCAAATTTACACAG AATATGGCTCTCTTTGGGGCTCTGTTGTTTTTCATCGGCATGAAGAACTCCATCCCTAGAAGACAACACAAGAAGGCACCGAAAACAAAAACCTATTAG